DNA from Salvelinus alpinus chromosome 17, SLU_Salpinus.1, whole genome shotgun sequence:
actggcctacacagaaccctgacctcaaccccatcgaacaactttgggatgaattggaacgccaactgcaagccaggcctaattgcccaacatcagtgcccaacctcactaatgctcttgtggctgaatgcaagcaagtccccgcagcaatgttccaacaatttgtggaaagccttcccagaagggtggaaggctgttatagcagcaaagtgacaaccaactccatattaatgcccatgattttggaatgagattatTGCCCAGCAGGTGtttacatacttttggtcatgtagtgtatgtggttcATAGTTATTCTGAGGAATTTAGTTGTACCCCCAAGGTCAACTCTTATTCCAGATTCCTCACTGTTGTTAGTTTGAGAACCTGGCCAACCACATTCTATTCAAATTCAATGGTAGAAGCAGCTTGATGTAGCAGAGTTTGTAATCCCTATGGTGTCAAGATTAAGTCAATTCATATGAAACGGTTCTTCCACAATGGAAATCATGGCTTTCACAGCCAAACATGGTTCaatcaatcacatgtatttataaagccctttttacatcagcagatggtTATACAGaacccagcataaaaccccaatgagcaagcaatgcagatgtagaagcatgttagctaagaaaaactccctagaaaggcaggaaactAGGAACTAGGAACCTCTAGAGCGGCTATTCCCAAACTATTcccaatgccgtcgggggtacgccaaataaaaatgtaattcacattttcaaacagtccatctAGCTTTCCCAACGgtgctatacatttgggtgatgtttttttctcacTGCCAAAAATCAAATTaagccatctagtgttcagcgaaataacaacacaatgtcaaatacaggttgcctagtcaaataattaacatccaatcacattaacctttactctctcgcaggaaaccttcactcttgcgcaaacatttagaaacgaaacatgtcaatttgaaaaataagccactggagtttttggagcgagaattaagacgacattcgagtagtaagacatgtataaaagcaacagatatcattaataagaaggggctagaagcgtcttatatggtgagctaccgagtggctaggacaggcaagccctatactattgtggaggacttaattcttcctgctgcagaggatatggctgggacaatgccgggggaaaatgcaaaaaaaaatataCAGATCATGCCTTCattaaacaacactgtttcacaacgcatcagtgacatggcaggagatgttttgaaacaactactggttcgcatacaagccagtgaattctatccgttacagctggatgagtcaacagaagacatcctcttctgcaaaccactggaaaccaggacaacaggagaggatatttttaaagtactggacagctttgtgacatcaaatggactttggtggtcaagatgtgttggtatctgtactgatggcacaaaactcttgtgtattttctgcattatgcaatgatatgggcagcaaccatgcaacgcttttacaacataatTCCGCTgcttatcaaggggcaaagtattgacgtttattttttattgagAGATGagtttaaagttttctttaccgaccatcattttcacttgtctgaccgcttgcatgatgatgagtttttcacacgactggcctatctgggtgatgttttttctcacctgaatgatctgaatctaggattacagggactctccacaactatattcaacTATATTcatcgtgctgttaagacactgataccCTTTGCAACCACAGTGGATtcttggccctcactagcatgacaactaaatacaggcacagactgtgtgtggaaaatgatttaagactgagactctccaatacaacattgcagagttatgtgcatcctttcaagcacacccttctcattaacctgtggtaagttattcacaatttttgatgaacaaataaggttttatatgtaagatggctaaataaagagcaaaatgatgtattattattatttgtgcccttgtCCTATAAGAGctttttgtcacttcccacgagccgggttgtggcaaaaactcacactcattcttatgtttaataaatgtattgtttagtgtgtgtgtggctggcttacaatgatggcaaaaaacaacatttgagagtgagctgaccctggtgctagagggggtacgcacctggaggttgaatgtttgaaagggtacgggactatacaaagtttgggaaccactgatgtagaggaaccaggctctgaggggtggccagtcagtccccttctggctgtgccagtggagattataagagtacatggccattaaggccagatcgttcttcaagatgttcaaacattcatagatgaccagcagggtcaaataataatcacagtggttatagtgggtgcaacaggtcagcacctcaggagtaaatgtcagttggcttttcatagccagagagagggaaagacagagctTTTGACTAGCTTTTGAATATCTCCCAGGATACATAGAGTACATTGTTGCCTGATGACTTTAGCAGACATAAAACCggaaggaatacctaggataggataaagtaatccttctaaccccccccccccttaaaagagttagatgcactattgtaaagtggttgttccactggatatcataaggtgaatgcaccaatttgtaagtcgctctggataagagcgtctgctaaattacttaaatgtaaatgtaaatgtaaataaaatatagGAAGGAACTCCCTGTTGCTGAGAGACTGGGAACAGAGAGCTGGGCCAGTATCCattaagtgtctcagagtaggagtgctgatcttggatcaggtCCCTCACTGTCCATGGGATCTTATTCTAAAAAGCACTCCTGTTCTGAAacactttgtgaatacgggccctgaGCTCATGGCGGActttggctgtgtttacacagacagcccaattgtgatcttttgccaataattggtctttgaccaatcagatcagatcttttaCCAATAATTGGGTAGAAGATCAAAATTGggatgcctgtgtaaacacagccattttatTCTGTGTCTAGTTGAAATGAGGCCCAGTGTGCATTATTTTCCTCCAAGGCCCTGCGACAGACTAGCATCCTGTTTAGGGGGTGTACTAGtaccaatgactgtatatatgatTGGACAAAGCCATTGATCAAATGACACCATTAATTCCATTAATTCCTCAATAGCGCATTTAAGCCAAATTAAGTCGGTTAAGATGGcgtctcatggagacataacatgcACAGTTGAGCTTCTCCAGGAAGTGaagttgcaggctagctcagtgctgccccctctcattgagtaactCAATTTGAAGGCCGACCGGGTTACTGCAGGCTGCAATAAGCAACTAAATTATCCTTATAACTTCTTCTGTGCACAATTTTAAAATAatcggttcaaggacatacatctggtgtgttagaagcaattattggtaccatgattgtcttcaatttttatttattttttacactaaGATTAACCATGAAGATAGTAATTTTTCCATTCACAATAatggggatcctgttttctgctaaCAATGCTTGCAGTACCGCAGTCGTCCTTGAACTTCCTTGGCTTCAGTGAGAGGGGGCAGTCGCCTCCCCTGACTTGTGCCTCACGCTATAGGAACAGGAGATATGCTCCTGACTTATGGGCCATTCTGGCTCGGACAAGGCTACTTTGACTGCGTTTACACAGCATGGCAAATTctgatatttttgttcactaattggtcttttgaccaatcagatcagctctggaaAAGAACTGAtgtgaaaatatctgatgtggttggtcaaaagaccaattagtggaaaaaatatccaCATTTGGCTGCATGTGTAAACGgcccaataaaataaataaatgttacatTTAATTGGGTGACAGGCACTCTCCAGCAGACCCAGACCAATGGGATGGACCCCAGCATGTCAGAAGTCACCAAACTCCAGACTAACATCAAACAGCATGAGTACAATGGCCAAGTCATAGCCAAGGTAAGCTATTACGTAACACACACAATTGTTGTTCTCACGTGTGAGCCTGCTATTGTTACATCTGTCATGAGAGACTATACCTGAAGTTGTctaaaacattttgctacggtgtgcccttCTGAACATGACCCTGCTACACCTATACTCTAAGTGGATCTCTATGGCCGGAGGGCCATCTAAACTAGTTTTGTTTGTCTCTCCCTGAGGTCGGAGTTTCCCAGTACTGTAATCTGTGTTTGCCTTTCTCTGCATAACTCTCTCTCTATAAGCTAAACtatgtgtgcgtacgtgtgttcgtgtgtgtgcatgtgtctgtttgCAGAAGCGTGTCCAGCTGCTCCAGGAGGCAGTGTCTAGTCTGGAGAAGTGTCAGTCTCGTCTGATCAGCAGGATCAAAGCCTGGAGGTGGGAACAGCATCAAGCTACTATTGGACACCCCTTCGATGACAACCTCAGCCCTCTGCAGACGTGGTGAGgcctgtgcgcgtgtgtgtgcagtggtggaaaacatattcatttgtcatacttgagtaaaagcaaaTGCTATAcataaaattccttatattaagcaaaccagacggcactattttcttgttatttaaatttacacacagacagacgccaacactcagacatcatttatttaactaggcaagtcagttaagaacaaattcttatttacaatgacagcctaccagaagGCAAATGGCCTCCTACAGGGATGGAGGCTgggatttaaataaaatatatataggacaaaacacacatcacgacaagagagacaacactacataaagagagacctaagacgacaacatagcatggcagcaacacatgaaaacacagcatggtttcaacacaacatgacaacagcatggtagcaacatggcagcagcacaacatggtagcagcacaaaacatggtacaaacattattgggcacagacaacagcacagggcaagaagatagagacaacaatacatcacgcaaagcagctccaactgtcagtaagagtgtccatgattgagtctttgaatgaagagatggagacaaaaccgtccagtttgagtgttttttgcagctcgttccagtcgctagctgcagcgaactgaaaagaggagggacccagggatgtgtgtgcttttagAACCTTTAACAgattgtgactggcagaacgggtgttgtatgtggaggatgagggctgcagtaggtatctcagataggggggagtgagacctaagagggttttataaataagcatcaaccagtgggtcttgcaacgggtatacagagatgaccagtttacagaggagtatagagtgcagtgatgtgtcctataaggagcattggtggcaaatctgatggccgaatggtaaagaacatctagctgcttgAGAgaacccttacctgccaatctataaattaagtctccgtaatctagtatgggtaggatggtcatctgaatcagggttagtttagcAGCTGTGATGAAAGAGGAacaattacgatagaggaaaccaagtctagatttaaccttagcctgcagctttgatatgtgctgagagaagggcagtgtaccatctagccatacttccaagtacttgtatgaggtgactacctcaagctctaaactctcagaggtagtaatcacaccggtggggagagggacattcttcttaccaaaccgcATGACCTTTGTTTTGTTAATCAAGACAagattaagggcagagaaagcttgttggacactaagaacactttgttgtagagcgtttaacacaaaatccggagaggcgccagctgagtataagacgttgtgttttttgcatataaatggatgagagagcttcctactgcttgagctacgttgttgatgtaaattgagaagagcgtggggcctatgatcgagccttggggtactcccttggtgagaggcagtggctgagacagcattgtctgactttatacactgcactctttgagagaggtagtttgaaaaccaggccaaagacccgtcagagacaccaatactccttagctggcccacaagaatggaatggtctactgtatcaaaagctttggcaaagtcaataaaaatagcagcacaatattgcttagaatcaagggcaatggtgacatcatttaggacctttaaggttgcagtgacacatccataacctgagcggaaaccagattgcataccgagagaatactatagacatcaagaaagccagttagttgattattgacaagtttttccaacacttttgattaacagggcaaaatagaagtTGGCCtaaaacagttaggatcagcttgagttccccctttaaataaaggatgcacTGTGGCTACTTTCCAAGCAAtgtgaacctccccagagaggagagacaggttaaaaataggcttggcgatgataggggcagcaaccttaaagaacaaagggtctaaaccatctgaaccaaatgttttttgggggtcaagtttaaggagctcctttagcacctcggactcagtgatcGCCTGCAGGGaaaaactttgtagcggggcaggggaaaaagagggaggagcatcagggatagtcacattagaaggggtgggagatgtgGAAATCTTGGACATCCAACAGACGTCCAACCTCTGACTTAATgaactggggcctgttgcacaaaactaggataagggattaagccaggatatcttggtgatcctggctcaattgatccgtaatccggttgcactaaagatggatagggggcaggaggatatgttatggtataaattaccatggagatttattctgtggagctagcctgctccagaccaggctaaattccaggatctatttaatctcatccctaatgtcagtcagcagtcaccacaaatggaaaccaatagttatttcactgctcactatacattgttatcacatataactagacccactgttattatttaaacgtttgtgatcatttatttcaatgattttggataaaaaatgatttttagatgatgttgctatcattagataatttacagtttcccatagactataaggctatatataaaatgatagaatattagggccacagaggggaaaaaaacacaagtcataatattgtaaccagttgttttaaaggaggacagttgttaaaatgacagatgtggggcatttcgtgaaattgtacttcagtatggtttcataaacaaagacatgctgatgtgccagaatattaagtatcacattgtcataagtatcaaaactgtaaaaacaatatgtagcttttctgcagaaagaaccagcctcataaatttatgactttatcctttttcttcagtgtggccctagtactctgtcatataaacaaatacacattccatatgaatataaaaacacaatgtgtaacattatgttcctttattgaataaggacaaaacaaagcaggtaaaccatcagctcctttcgaaactgaagtcacagtgactctacaagatggaaagcacagaatccaagcatattatacaaaatgatacatacacattcaaaggtctgtatataacacaccctgcatgtctgcacactaaaataaatgcaggacaaatccatacacatcaactgaacagacaaatgaatggatgcagtagcctccctgcagccttgtattacacacagtataccgcacaaacatcataagaggccaaattcgtcaaaaaacaaacccaaaaaaacccaaattcctctgccaccgcaggacatatttaaccaaaattgaaagcacacatactaactaaaataattcaacacatattggtccctcagcagccgaccactgtcgtcatcagggaagattgccggattgtcccagtccatggctggtggcactctgggggccctctccttcctcaggcaggccacattgtggaggacagcacaagccacagtaatatcacatgccctaacagggctgacccttaatttgtgaaggcagtgaaagcgtgccttcaggaggccaaaggtcatttcaactctggccctggtcctggcatgggcatggttgtaggcctgctgtgcttcctgggggtctgtgaaaggtgtcaggagaaaaggctggcagccataccccctgtctcccagcaacacaccagagaattcacctgtcaacacaaaatctcatcattactacctcataaacacagtgatattcttgacacagccatgatggttataaataggggttgtgtggcttaccttgtgataggcactgatagatttcagaggcccgaaagattctggagtcatggactgagccaggccattttgccacaacattgctgatcacacagtcagcattgcagaccatctgaaatcataagatgaggaatattacaccaatcaatgcacatcactggcaatgcagagtgttcgtcaatggacaatatcaaaaagttatgttcacctgaacattaatgctgtgaaaggatttcctattcacaaaatcggcctcatgggcacctgagggggcttttatccttatgtgtgtgcagtccactgcaccaatgacattggggaaacctgtcacacaaagtaatgagtatcctactatgtgttaacagttgtcctgtaatttgtagatcctcttacctgcaatcctatagaactcctctttgatgtcacagagtcttctgtggccagggaaggagatgaagacatctgctaatgctttgatagccagacacacactccttattgtgcggcaaattgtggccttgttcagctgttctgcatcccccactgagtacaggaaggctccactagcaaaaaagcgcaaggccacacaaaccatttgctccacactcagtgcatggctccgtgcagtgcggtgcttaatcctgggacccagtagtctgcatagatacctgatgccatctgcagaaaacctgtatctttcatatagatggtcatcagggaaggccagtgggtccaaccggtccctgaagaccctttctcgcctgaaggctctcctcagcacaagtgcttcttcatccaccacatctcgcacgaatgggcatgccattgtcagagcagaaaggaacacacaattttgggccttcatataggctagtggccacacctggtgctgggggggtgggcaaaagagggcgatgccttataacgatgacttggttgtactgattgctgggaaaataaaaaaaaccttagaaagatgccaccgtcctgtgtgctcacaataagagctcatatgtcatggctcacttgactttacgagaatatacctaatttttattttgagctgtgtcatcttcttggagctgggggaggaaagaaaaataatgattaatacatttgtgttacagttagcatacagtgtacattgaaggcatatctcacctccctctcaagtttttttatttcaaggtccagtttcctaattgtcctcttttttatttcggactccagtgcaagattttccatctttttcttcttgtactgaatgtctatgtctgccagttctatttggcgccggaggtggttgccatacaactttctgatagcttgtgagctctgtgaacacaatacaattagcgcagctggaatttggcaggatgtggtgtccttttattaatacgcactatgttgccaggctggtgttcccactgtatagcatctgggtcctgtaaaagaaattagattttttgattttgatgaggactcctcaccattgtagagtaaatagtactttcacagtcttaacatgatacctcatgccttctggaatccagagagatggtctcctcctcatcatcgtctccatcatgtgctgttgctgctgcactggggccttcaccctatcacatttaatcggattcatattgaagctagtagacaagacatgccaggcctacagtatgcctttgatggagtactcactggatcagcatcgtctggtgcttgtgctggtggctctaacaggaacacagtgctgccagacactgcaaggcaataggtaaaccaaagtcagacagtccaaattgattcaatatgaatgtggttgtatcccatgtagagatggaaggacataccttgaatgaagcgggtggcatcttgggaggaacctatgctcgtctctttccccccagggatcccctctaagacgggcctgcctttatttagctccaaggccatgtcctctgctggggtaaggtcagcctttggtgacccaccacccgtgccttgtctgtgggtattctttttcactgctaaaacagtacagacaatgtgtgagcaggcaccttctgggtacaatatatgcttgtgctttgttaaatattagtcagggaccataccattctgcagaatgttcttgtatttgattttgacctgctgccatgtccgttttggcccgttcatgtttaatctacacacacacacacacacacacatttaatggagtcacactgcaaagaattacttggtatttttgtcttgttttcagtaaaaatatcaaaaaatgtatcatagctttatacagtgtgatggagttactttacacaatttcactcatatctgcagtgcatttcaattaaaaatgtaaccgtttcataattacagtacaactgcatttttggagatgtgaattaaatatttgaattgtaattgtgatgtttcagcggagcggtgagtgtgtaattgtgcactacttacgcattcaggcggtctgcaatactttgccacgctttttctctttgctttatcactgtggcggtgttgcctttcttcttaattatatcttttacctcctcgtatgcctccatgaggatttgtgcttccgacggggaaaagtacgcggctctagttgccatggtaaatcagttaatctgtgatctgtggcggggtctatttgagtgagccgtgagcgcgcacctatccaggattggtttcacctggcttaatgaatccgtgtctgctcatcctggcttggtctttgtgcaaccaattaagcctggacgcacatgttttggcttcattgagctcagctgagtcatttatcccggatgtcttaattctacttttgtgcaacaggcccctggtgattagagctcagccatgtgctccttgtcagtaacaaccatatcatcaacattaagggacatgggcagctgtgatgAGGAGGGTTGGgtatattctccaggtctttaacattttccagaacttcttgggttAAACCcacagagagaactgctccttaaagtaactaactttgcattggcttcttctgtggtgtcctcccatgaacaccattcttgtttagtgttttatgtatcgtagactcgtcaacagagatgttagcatgttccagagatttctgtaagtctttagttgACACTCCAGGAtccttcttaacctcattgagcattctgcgctgtgctcttgcagtcatctttgcaggacggccactcttagggagagtagcaacagtgctgaacattctccatttatagacaatttgtcttaccgtggactgatgaacatcaaggcttttagagatacttttgtaaccctttccagctttatgcaagtcaacttGCAAATTCTTAATCTTAGCTCTTCTGAGATCTTGATTGTTCGAGGTATGATTCACATCAGGCTCTTCTTCTTGTGAATAGCTAACTCAAATTTTGcgagtgttttttataggacaTGGTAActttaaccaacatctccaatctcgtctcattgattggactcccgGTTAGCTgacacctgactccaattagcttttggagaagtcattagccaaggggttcacatactttttccaacctacactgtgaatgtttaaatgatttattcaatatagacaagaaaaatacaataatttgtgtgttattagtttaagcacactgtgtttgcctattgttgtgacttagatgaagatcagatcacattttatgaccaatttatgcagaaatccaggcaATTCCAaagggtccacatactttttcttgcctcTGTATGCATAACAACAGCATCCCTTCATATACATAGAGCTTTACTCACATAGGCTACCCGTAAACAGTCAACCATACCACAAAGATGTTCAGATACCTGAGAAGCCATGCTACCCTGTCCGTACGCACGGACAAGAAGACACATGCCCAGCCGCCGAGACacatgtccccccccccacctccatgTGCACGCGTACCCGACTGCATTCATCCGTATAAAACAACTTCTCTAGGCAAATGACTAttaaacagctaaagcctatgggtAAACACATATACAAATGAAGACTCAAGTTTCAGATTGTCGTGTTTGAATATGAGAGCTTTTTTATGCAAACTGCCTGTAAAGGTTAATCCTCTGTGAATGACTGGTTTGTCTAATCAATTATGACACACATCAACATTTGTATATGTTTGCAGATGCACGATTTGAAGTGTAACATTGCTTTGTGACCTTCTGTCatttctccccccttctctcctacctccattccccccctctctcactatccctccctcccccctctctctcagttcaattcaAAGGCTTTaatgacatgggaaacatatgttaacattgtcaaagcaaaGTAGCTAATAAATCTAAGTGAATTTAACAATAAAAATgatcagtaaacattacactcacagaagttccataagaataaagacatttcaaatgtcatattatgtctatatagtgttgtaacgatgtgcaaataattaagtacaaaaggaaaaatgatcagtaaacattacactcacagaagttccataagaataaagacatttcaaatgtcatattatgtctatatagtgttgtaacgatgtgcaaataattaagtacaaaagggaaataataagtacaaaagggaaaataaataaacataaatatgggttatactgtatttacaatggtgtttgttcttcacttttttcccttttcttgtggcaacaggttacAAATATATTGCTGCTGttatggcacactgtggtatttcacccagtagatatgagagtttatcaaaattgggtttgtttttgaattctttgaggatctgtgtaatctgagggaaatatgtgtctctaatatggtcatacatttggcaggaggataggaagtgcagctcagttttcacctaattttgtgggcagtgtgcacatagcctgtcttctcttgagagccaggtctgcctacggcagcctttctcaattgcagggctatgctcactgagtctgtacatagtcaaagctctccttaagtttgggtcagttaTAGTGGTCaaatattctgccactgtgtactctgtttagggccaaatagcattctagtttgctcaatGTTTTGttagttctttccaatgtgtcaagtaattatctttttgttttctcatgatttggttgggtctaattgtgttgctgtcctggggctctgtggggtctgtttgtgtttgtgaacagagccccaggaccagcttgcttaggggactcttctccaggttcatctctctggctctttgatggctttgttatggaagatttgtgaattgcttccttttaggtggttatagaatttaacggctcttctggattttgataattagtgggtatcggcctaattctgctctgcatgcattatttggtgttttacatctctctttctctctctctccctcccccttctctctgatGAATTTAACACCCTATCTCTTCCTCTTCGAGGTGTGAACAACTCCTGGGGGTGAACGGGAAGTTGAGACAGGAAGTGATGCTGGCCGGGGAGCCAATCC
Protein-coding regions in this window:
- the LOC139542173 gene encoding putative nuclease HARBI1 isoform X1; the protein is MKAQNCVFLSALTMACPFVRDVVDEEALVLRRAFRRERVFRDRLDPLAFPDDHLYERYRFSADGIRYLCRLLGPRIKHRTARSHALSVEQMVCVALRFFASGAFLYSVGDAEQLNKATICRTIRSVCLAIKALADVFISFPGHRRLCDIKEEFYRIAGFPNVIGAVDCTHIRIKAPSGAHEADFVNRKSFHSINVQMVCNADCVISNVVAKWPGSVHDSRIFRASEIYQCLSQGEFSGVLLGDRGYGCQPFLLTPFTDPQEAQQAYNHAHARTRARVEMTFGLLKARFHCLHKLRVSPVRACDITVACAVLHNVACLRKERAPRVPPAMDWDNPAIFPDDDSGRLLRDQYVLNYFS
- the LOC139542173 gene encoding uncharacterized protein isoform X2, whose protein sequence is MATRAAYFSPSEAQILMEAYEEVKDIIKKKGNTATVIKQREKAWQSIADRLNALNMNGPKRTWQQVKIKYKNILQNAVKKNTHRQGTGGGSPKADLTPAEDMALELNKGRPVLEGIPGGKETSIGSSQDATRFIQVSGSTVFLLEPPAQAPDDADPGEGPSAAATAHDGDDDEEETISLDSRRHEDPDAIQWEHQPGNIVRINKRTPHPAKFQLR